The following coding sequences are from one Pseudonocardia sp. EC080619-01 window:
- the sucD gene encoding succinate--CoA ligase subunit alpha, whose product MSIFLNENSKVIVQGITGGEGTKHATKMIASGTNIVGGVNARKAGTTHTVGDKDVTVYGTVEEAMKETGADVSVLFVPPKFAKDAVIEAIDAEIPLAVVITEGIPVHDSAYFWAHAVAKGNKTRIIGPNCPGIISPGKSNAGIIPANIAGPGKIGLVSKSGTLTYQMMFELREFGFSTAIGIGGDPVIGTTHIDALEAFEADPDTEAIVMIGEIGGDAEERAADFIKANVTKPVAGYVAGFTAPEGKTMGHAGAIVSGSAGTAQAKKEALEAAGVKVGKTPSETAALMKEILSAK is encoded by the coding sequence AGCAAGGTCATCGTCCAGGGCATCACCGGCGGCGAGGGCACCAAGCACGCCACGAAGATGATCGCCTCCGGCACGAACATCGTGGGCGGCGTCAACGCCCGCAAGGCCGGGACCACGCACACGGTCGGCGACAAGGACGTCACCGTGTACGGGACGGTCGAGGAGGCGATGAAGGAGACCGGCGCCGACGTGTCGGTGCTGTTCGTCCCGCCGAAGTTCGCCAAGGACGCGGTCATCGAGGCCATCGACGCCGAGATCCCGCTCGCCGTCGTGATCACCGAGGGCATCCCGGTGCACGACTCGGCGTACTTCTGGGCGCACGCCGTCGCCAAGGGCAACAAGACCCGCATCATCGGGCCGAACTGTCCCGGGATCATCTCTCCCGGGAAGTCCAACGCGGGCATCATCCCGGCGAACATCGCCGGCCCCGGCAAGATCGGTCTGGTGTCGAAGTCCGGCACGCTGACCTACCAGATGATGTTCGAGCTGCGCGAGTTCGGCTTCTCCACCGCGATCGGCATCGGCGGTGACCCGGTCATCGGCACCACGCACATCGACGCCCTCGAGGCGTTCGAGGCGGACCCCGACACCGAGGCCATCGTGATGATCGGTGAGATCGGTGGCGACGCCGAGGAGCGTGCCGCGGACTTCATCAAGGCCAACGTCACCAAGCCGGTCGCCGGCTACGTCGCGGGCTTCACCGCGCCGGAGGGCAAGACGATGGGCCACGCCGGCGCCATCGTCTCCGGCTCGGCCGGCACCGCGCAGGCGAAGAAGGAGGCCCTCGAGGCCGCGGGCGTGAAGGTCGGCAAGACGCCGTCCGAGACCGCCGCGCTCATGAAGGAGATCCTCTCCGCCAAGTAG